One segment of Leeia aquatica DNA contains the following:
- a CDS encoding glutamine--tRNA ligase/YqeY domain fusion protein, which translates to MSDAPVVAHFIRTIIDNDLKDGRHAAIQTRFPPEPNGYLHVGHAKSICLNFGLVQGEQAYAGACNLRFDDTNPEKESEEYVRAIMEDVRWLGFQWQGEVRFASDYFEQLYGYAVELIQKGLAYVDDLDAEQMRAYRGTLTEPGKPSPWRDRSVEENLDLFTRMRAGEFADGSRTLRLKIDMASGNINLRDPVIYRIRRLHHIRTGDAWCIYPMYDYTHCISDALEGITHSLCTLEFEDHRPLYDWVLDNISIDCHPRQYEFSRLELLYALTSKRKLNQLVNEKVVSGWDDPRMPTVSGMRRRGYSPAGIRLFAQRCGISKSENVIDYSVLEGAVRETLEAEAPRVMAVLNPLKVTLTNFEAGVTGQRSAPFHPHHPEFGEREVPIAATLYVERDDFAEVPPAGWQRLAPGMEVRLRYSYVIRCDEVVKDASGEVVELKCSIDHATLGQNPVGRKVKGVIHWLSAEHAIAAEVRLYDRLFTEPRPDAVRGDDGQYVDFMQFLNPHSLQVVEAWVEAAVQDAAPETRYQFERLGYFCTDRVEHRAGGKPVFNRTVTLKDSWSKEAG; encoded by the coding sequence ATGAGTGATGCACCAGTAGTTGCCCATTTCATCCGCACCATCATTGACAACGACCTGAAGGATGGGCGGCATGCGGCCATCCAGACCCGTTTTCCGCCGGAGCCCAATGGCTACCTGCATGTGGGGCACGCCAAGTCGATCTGCCTGAACTTCGGGCTGGTGCAGGGCGAGCAGGCCTATGCCGGTGCCTGCAACTTGCGCTTTGACGATACCAATCCGGAAAAAGAATCCGAAGAGTATGTGCGCGCCATCATGGAAGACGTGCGCTGGCTGGGGTTTCAATGGCAAGGCGAAGTGCGCTTTGCCTCGGATTACTTCGAGCAGTTGTACGGCTATGCTGTCGAGCTGATCCAGAAAGGTCTGGCCTATGTGGATGACCTCGATGCCGAGCAGATGCGTGCCTACCGCGGCACCCTGACCGAGCCGGGCAAGCCGAGCCCCTGGCGTGACCGCAGTGTTGAAGAAAACCTCGACCTGTTCACCCGCATGCGTGCCGGCGAGTTTGCCGACGGTAGCCGTACCCTGCGGCTGAAGATCGACATGGCGTCCGGCAACATCAACCTGCGTGACCCGGTCATCTACCGCATTCGCCGCCTGCATCATATTCGCACCGGAGATGCATGGTGCATCTACCCGATGTACGACTACACCCATTGCATCTCGGATGCGCTGGAAGGCATCACCCATTCGCTGTGCACGCTGGAGTTTGAAGACCACCGGCCCTTGTATGACTGGGTGCTGGACAATATCAGCATTGACTGCCACCCACGGCAGTACGAGTTCTCGCGGCTGGAGCTGTTGTACGCGCTGACCTCCAAGCGCAAGCTGAACCAGCTGGTCAACGAAAAGGTGGTCAGTGGCTGGGACGATCCACGCATGCCCACGGTCTCCGGCATGCGTCGCCGGGGCTACAGCCCGGCCGGGATTCGCCTGTTTGCACAGCGTTGCGGCATCTCCAAGAGCGAGAACGTAATTGATTACTCGGTGCTGGAAGGCGCTGTGCGCGAGACGCTGGAAGCCGAAGCGCCCCGCGTGATGGCCGTGCTCAACCCCTTGAAGGTGACGCTGACCAATTTTGAAGCCGGGGTCACCGGCCAGCGCAGCGCACCGTTCCATCCGCATCACCCGGAGTTCGGTGAGCGTGAAGTACCGATCGCTGCCACCCTGTACGTCGAGCGCGATGACTTTGCCGAAGTGCCGCCCGCTGGCTGGCAGCGTCTGGCGCCGGGCATGGAAGTGCGCTTGCGCTACTCCTATGTGATTCGCTGCGATGAGGTGGTGAAGGACGCATCAGGCGAGGTCGTCGAGTTGAAATGCTCGATTGATCACGCTACATTGGGGCAGAACCCGGTGGGCCGCAAGGTCAAGGGCGTGATTCACTGGTTGTCCGCCGAACACGCCATTGCGGCAGAAGTCCGTCTGTATGACCGCCTGTTTACCGAACCCCGTCCGGATGCGGTGCGGGGTGACGATGGCCAGTACGTGGACTTCATGCAGTTCCTCAACCCGCATTCCTTGCAGGTGGTGGAGGCCTGGGTGGAGGCTGCAGTGCAAGACGCGGCACCGGAGACCCGTTACCAATTCGAGCGGCTGGGCTATTTCTGCACTGACCGCGTTGAACATCGGGCAGGGGGCAAGCCGGTGTTCAACCGGACGGTGACGTTGAAGGATTCCTGGAGCAAGGAAGCAGGCTAA
- a CDS encoding tetratricopeptide repeat protein — translation MPNRPLRLIPLCLVLALTTARADEAQDISALIKQGQSTQALERANQYLVKDPKNAKVRFAKGLALVDLNKPADAIKVFQGLTEDYPELPEPYNNLAVLYAQQKQFDKARQALEMSIQTHPSYATAHENLGDIYAQMASQAYSRALQLDKNNANAQTKLTLIRDLFTKPGAPLATVKPTAPVVVATAKPEPVKPEPVKTEPAKPAATVTTPATKPVKPDATTPAVKVEPSKPEPAKTEPAKPAASSRDDKPVLQATEAWAQAWSKQKVGAYLSAYGSSFKPPRGMSRSAWEAERRERLTASSSISVSIGAPKVSFIDDNTARVTFTQSYKSDTLKTSTGKTLIMTRNGDRWLITEERVGR, via the coding sequence ATGCCCAATCGCCCGCTGCGCCTCATTCCGCTTTGCCTGGTACTGGCACTGACCACCGCCCGTGCTGACGAAGCCCAGGACATCAGCGCGCTGATCAAGCAAGGTCAAAGTACGCAAGCCCTGGAGCGGGCCAATCAGTATCTGGTCAAAGACCCCAAGAATGCCAAAGTCCGCTTTGCCAAAGGCCTGGCGCTGGTTGACCTTAACAAGCCTGCCGACGCCATCAAGGTCTTCCAGGGGCTGACGGAAGACTATCCGGAGCTGCCGGAGCCGTATAACAATCTGGCGGTGCTGTACGCCCAGCAGAAACAGTTCGACAAAGCGCGTCAGGCGCTGGAAATGTCGATCCAGACCCACCCCAGCTATGCCACCGCACACGAGAACCTGGGTGACATTTATGCGCAGATGGCAAGCCAGGCCTACAGCCGTGCGCTGCAGCTGGACAAGAACAATGCCAACGCGCAAACCAAGCTGACGCTGATTCGTGACCTCTTCACCAAGCCTGGCGCACCGCTGGCCACCGTGAAACCGACCGCACCGGTGGTGGTCGCCACCGCCAAGCCGGAACCGGTGAAGCCTGAGCCGGTGAAGACTGAACCCGCCAAACCGGCCGCAACCGTGACGACACCTGCCACCAAGCCCGTCAAACCGGATGCCACCACGCCAGCGGTGAAGGTGGAGCCCAGCAAACCGGAACCAGCCAAGACTGAGCCGGCCAAACCGGCCGCCAGCAGCCGCGATGACAAACCGGTATTGCAGGCCACCGAGGCTTGGGCACAGGCTTGGTCGAAGCAGAAAGTAGGGGCTTACCTGTCCGCCTACGGCAGCAGCTTCAAGCCGCCACGCGGCATGAGCCGCTCGGCGTGGGAAGCCGAGCGTCGCGAGCGCCTTACCGCATCCAGCTCCATCAGCGTCAGCATTGGCGCACCTAAAGTCAGTTTCATTGATGACAACACGGCACGTGTGACATTCACCCAGTCATACAAGTCGGATACACTGAAGACTTCCACCGGCAAAACGCTGATCATGACGAGGAATGGCGACCGATGGTTGATTACCGAGGAACGGGTAGGCCGTTGA
- a CDS encoding L,D-transpeptidase family protein — MSPRPGRLRRVLALVLVSLPAASVNSMGSFATPDPAPLPLAQASPGKPIDVTHRRPEQELMRVLDAMQRGQFGTAQSTLDQLLRDYPNYRLAHLIQGDLLKARGRPLKTMGDVSEVSPEVLNDLRLEAQVRLKRYTEDAPVDKVPGNILQLSSAQRYLLAVDVSRSRLYVYQNDNGTPRRVDDFYITIGKNGYDKRIEGDQRTPLGVYFVLSQLPKASLPDLYGAAAFPLSYPNEWDRLQKRTGHGIWLHGSPSDTYSRPPLSSNGCVALTNQDLMALSKYLQIGVTPVIISRDFDWVNAEQTQQDRDSLLQSLEHWRQDWESRDTRRYLEHYSANFRSGSQDLTAWSAQKTTVNASKKWIKIGLSNVSLFRYPDNPDMVVATFEQDYRSDNLSSKGGKRQYWQREGSGWKIIYEDVS; from the coding sequence ATGTCTCCCCGCCCAGGGCGGTTGCGACGTGTACTGGCACTGGTGCTGGTCAGTCTGCCCGCGGCGTCGGTCAACTCCATGGGTTCGTTTGCCACACCGGACCCGGCGCCCCTGCCGCTGGCGCAGGCCAGCCCCGGCAAGCCCATTGACGTGACGCATCGTCGCCCCGAGCAGGAATTGATGCGGGTGCTGGATGCCATGCAGCGCGGGCAGTTTGGCACGGCCCAGTCCACGCTGGACCAGCTGCTGCGCGATTACCCCAACTACCGTCTGGCACACCTGATTCAGGGGGACCTGCTGAAGGCGCGAGGCCGTCCGCTCAAAACCATGGGCGATGTCTCCGAGGTCAGCCCCGAAGTGCTGAATGACCTGCGGCTGGAAGCCCAGGTCCGCCTGAAGCGCTATACCGAAGATGCGCCGGTCGACAAGGTACCCGGCAACATCTTGCAACTGTCCAGCGCCCAGCGCTATCTGCTGGCGGTCGATGTCAGCCGCTCCCGCCTGTATGTGTACCAGAACGACAATGGTACCCCGCGCCGGGTGGACGATTTCTACATCACCATCGGCAAGAATGGTTACGACAAGCGGATCGAAGGCGATCAACGCACTCCGCTGGGCGTGTACTTTGTGCTGTCACAGCTCCCCAAGGCCTCGCTGCCTGATCTGTACGGGGCCGCCGCTTTCCCGCTGAGCTATCCCAATGAGTGGGACCGGCTGCAAAAGCGGACCGGCCACGGTATCTGGCTGCACGGCAGCCCGTCTGACACCTATAGCCGGCCACCGTTATCCAGCAATGGCTGCGTGGCGCTGACCAACCAGGACTTGATGGCGCTCAGCAAATACCTGCAGATCGGCGTCACTCCGGTGATCATCAGCCGGGACTTTGACTGGGTTAATGCCGAGCAAACCCAGCAGGATCGGGATAGCCTGTTGCAAAGCCTGGAGCACTGGCGGCAAGACTGGGAAAGCCGTGACACCCGCCGCTACCTGGAGCACTACTCGGCCAACTTCCGCAGCGGCAGCCAGGACCTGACGGCCTGGTCGGCACAGAAAACCACAGTCAATGCCAGCAAGAAATGGATCAAGATTGGCTTAAGCAATGTCAGCCTGTTCCGCTACCCGGATAACCCGGATATGGTGGTGGCCACCTTCGAGCAGGATTACCGTAGCGACAACCTCAGCAGCAAGGGCGGCAAGCGGCAATACTGGCAACGCGAAGGCAGTGGCTGGAAAATCATTTACGAAGATGTCAGTTGA
- a CDS encoding peptidylprolyl isomerase produces MKSVTRLFTLSALLFSLPLLARPMVEIRTNRGVMVAELYSDKAPKTVRNFLQYVGDGFYSQTTFHRVIPGFMIQGGGLTASMEPKATRAPIASESNNGLKNQFGTLAMARTHDPDSATSQFFINLSDNKHLNYYKPTPDYMGYTVFGKLVKGEDVAEALSKQTTQTIGDFTDVPVEAITIEAIVRLPDSPDAPVASKPTSKKPVRKRSK; encoded by the coding sequence ATGAAATCTGTTACCCGTCTGTTTACCCTCAGCGCCCTGCTGTTCAGCCTGCCCCTGCTGGCTCGCCCCATGGTGGAAATCCGTACCAACCGGGGGGTGATGGTCGCCGAGTTGTATAGCGACAAAGCACCGAAGACGGTGCGCAACTTCCTGCAGTACGTTGGTGACGGCTTCTACAGCCAGACCACCTTTCACCGCGTGATCCCTGGCTTCATGATCCAGGGCGGCGGCCTGACGGCCAGCATGGAGCCCAAGGCCACCCGTGCACCCATTGCCAGCGAGTCCAACAATGGTCTGAAAAACCAGTTCGGCACCCTGGCCATGGCACGTACCCACGATCCAGATTCGGCCACCAGCCAGTTCTTCATCAATCTGAGTGACAACAAGCACCTGAACTATTACAAGCCCACGCCGGACTACATGGGCTACACCGTGTTTGGCAAGCTGGTCAAAGGCGAGGATGTGGCGGAAGCCCTCTCCAAGCAAACCACGCAGACCATTGGCGACTTTACCGATGTGCCGGTAGAAGCCATTACCATCGAAGCCATCGTTCGCCTGCCGGACAGCCCGGACGCACCGGTTGCCAGCAAGCCCACCAGCAAGAAACCTGTCCGCAAACGCAGCAAGTAA
- a CDS encoding peptidylprolyl isomerase has product MSDIVTLYTSMGNITLELNADKAPKTVANFLAYLDAGHYNGTVFHRVIDGFMIQGGGFEPGMKQKPAPTTVENEAANGLRNDTYTVAMARTPDPHSASAQFFINVADNAFLNYRDPSQQGFGYCVFGKVIAGQEVVDQIGKVKTGSAGFFQDVPVQDVLIERAERGEAA; this is encoded by the coding sequence ATGAGCGACATCGTCACCCTCTATACCAGCATGGGCAACATCACGCTGGAACTGAACGCCGACAAGGCCCCGAAGACGGTGGCCAACTTTCTGGCCTATCTGGATGCGGGCCACTACAACGGCACCGTATTTCACCGTGTGATCGACGGTTTCATGATTCAGGGCGGTGGCTTTGAACCGGGCATGAAGCAAAAACCGGCACCGACGACCGTCGAGAATGAGGCCGCCAATGGCCTGCGGAACGACACCTACACGGTGGCGATGGCACGCACGCCAGACCCGCATTCGGCCAGCGCCCAGTTCTTCATCAACGTCGCCGACAATGCCTTCCTCAACTATCGCGACCCCAGCCAGCAAGGCTTTGGCTACTGTGTGTTTGGCAAGGTGATTGCCGGGCAAGAGGTGGTGGACCAGATTGGCAAGGTCAAGACCGGCAGCGCAGGCTTCTTCCAGGACGTACCGGTGCAGGATGTGCTGATCGAGCGCGCCGAGCGCGGCGAAGCTGCCTGA
- a CDS encoding UDP-2,3-diacylglucosamine diphosphatase, which translates to MSKLYFIADLHLSTDTVQEYHRFADWLPSLQSGDRLYILGDFLEVWVGDDDLDDPFARQLTALLHHTAARGVSLFLQHGNRDFLLGERFAQAAGLTLLPDPCYLPGEQLLLSHGDQLCLDDHDYQRFRAEVRQPQWQQAFLARPLSERKAFARQLREQSEAQKRSKPLPIMDVADSAVQDWLARWPDAILIHGHTHRAAQHRYTTPSGARQRWVLPDWHAERWGFLQWQAGQLQAHYTPPLDTP; encoded by the coding sequence ATGTCCAAGCTGTATTTTATCGCCGACCTGCACCTGTCTACCGACACGGTGCAGGAATACCACCGCTTTGCAGACTGGCTCCCAAGCCTGCAAAGCGGTGACCGCCTCTATATCCTGGGCGACTTCCTCGAGGTCTGGGTAGGGGATGACGATCTGGATGATCCCTTTGCCCGGCAATTGACAGCCCTGTTGCACCACACGGCGGCACGAGGTGTCTCACTGTTCCTGCAGCATGGCAACCGGGATTTCTTGCTGGGCGAACGCTTTGCCCAGGCCGCCGGGCTGACGTTGCTGCCCGACCCTTGCTATCTGCCCGGCGAACAACTGCTGCTCAGCCATGGTGACCAGCTGTGTCTGGATGATCATGACTACCAGCGCTTCCGTGCCGAAGTACGCCAGCCGCAGTGGCAGCAGGCTTTTCTGGCGCGTCCACTCAGCGAGCGCAAGGCTTTTGCCCGCCAGCTGCGCGAGCAAAGCGAGGCCCAAAAGCGGAGCAAGCCATTGCCCATCATGGACGTCGCCGACAGCGCGGTACAGGATTGGCTGGCACGCTGGCCCGATGCGATCCTGATTCACGGCCACACCCATCGGGCGGCGCAGCATCGCTACACCACGCCCTCCGGCGCACGCCAGCGCTGGGTACTGCCGGATTGGCATGCCGAGCGCTGGGGCTTCCTGCAGTGGCAAGCCGGTCAGCTACAGGCACATTACACCCCACCGCTGGACACGCCCTAA